One part of the Lycium ferocissimum isolate CSIRO_LF1 chromosome 8, AGI_CSIRO_Lferr_CH_V1, whole genome shotgun sequence genome encodes these proteins:
- the LOC132067272 gene encoding uncharacterized protein LOC132067272 — MVLGLRSKHKKGASVQVEYVVQVDEIKPWPPSQSLKSVQSVLLQWENNGQSSGSIVSSVGDGSIEFREPFTLPLTLCREKKAHDKFQKNFLDFYLYELRKDKTTKGQLLGTLVINLADFGLIEEVVSIYTPLNCKKSSKKSEQPALFVNIHPTERGSSSSSQVSAIEKDGQESVADSVNGKNEDDDEIASFTDDESPHSSRQGKIAHESITENVLRDEPESDLLFGLDSAAVLMDSTSRSSRNPARNVAPGLSGSLSLNGENSGSNTTSLSKFSVRSMTSIQKKSASQVTGSSSSLQIFGNKNGKATDLEQQSLMYDVQEDIADRKGLPKDGIKLSAENGRGHRFTSNTSYLDSSFEDNSDPALSYSDHRQDSRESPAESSILKDLHVGVVNAKGMELLEIDQDEDYLKKIPHFSEIKLGRKQKVDTLNLNKVQGSSITNGKSKHVKSHDLANRSGLPDKAAKLHVSEDARSNGKGNKPMNGSPDRKNEWKSRIEILEEELREAAAVEVSLYSVVAEHGGSAHKVHAPARRLSRFYAHACTAKSRAKQAGAARAAVSGLVLVSKACGNDVPRLTFWLSNSVMLRAIVSQAAGGRREYDRPYAESSTGKTSLNGRSLKKRNEVSFNKDHNSLTEGLGEWEDIETFMLALEQVEAWIFSRIVESVWWQTLTPHMQNTAANSGGRSMSSSIKKTYGRRSSLGDQEQGNFSIELWKKAFKDACERLCPVRAGGHECGCLPLLARLVMEQLVSRLDVAMFNAILRESAEEMPTDPVSDPICDSKVLPIPAGKSSFGAGAQLKNAIGDWSRWLSTLFGIEENDSSGDNEDLLHDKAPGPAKPFHLLNALSSLMMLPFEMLADPQTRKEVCPILGPTLIRRVLNGFVPDEFCPIPVPPEVLTALDSEDDVDTPEESVSTVPYTASPTLYLPPSVRSIKTFLGENGKGSLQRSGSSVLKKSYTSDDELDELDSPLTSIVADRFRGSPNLATINLIAKGKGDRKVARYQLLRQVWRAEEH, encoded by the exons ATGGTTCTTGGTCTGAGGTCAAAGCACAAAAAGGGTGCTTCTGTTCAAGTGGAGTACGTCGTTCAGGTAGACGAGATTAAACCATGGCCTCCATCACAGTCCCTAAAGTCTGTTCAGTCTGTGTTGCTTCAATGGGAAAATAATGGTCAGAGCTCTGGTTCTATCGTGTCTAGTGTCGGGGATGGTAGCATTGAATTCAGGGAACCTTTCACCCTTCCATTAACGTTGTGTCGAGAGAAGAAGGCCCATGACAAATTCCAGAAGAATTTCTTGGACTTCTATTTGTATGAGCTTCGTAAGGATAAGACAACTAAAGGCCAACTTCTGGGGACATTAGTGATAAATCTTGCAGATTTTGGACTGATTGAGGAGGTTGTATCAATTTACACTCCACTTAACTGCAAAAAGAGTTCTAAGAAGTCCGAGCAACCAGCTTTGTTTGTTAACATACATCCTACTGAGAGGGGTAGCTCAAGTTCATCCCAAGTTAGTGCCATAGAAAAGGATGGACAAGAATCTGTTGCAGATTCAGTGAATGGGAAaaatgaggatgatgatgagattGCGTCTTTCACTGATGATGAATCGCCACATTCATCTCGACAAGGAAAG ATTGCACATGAATCCATAACTGAGAACGTGCTGAGAGACGAGCCAGAATCTGATCTACTTTTTGGACTGGACTCTGCAGCAGTGCTCATGGATTCTACCAGTAGAAGTTCTAGAAATCCAGCTAGAAATGTAGCTCCGGGGTTGTCAGGCAGCTTATCTTTAAACGGAGAAAATTCTGGAAGCAACACCACTTCTCTATCTAAATTTTCTGTTAGAAGTATGACGTCAATACAGAAGAAGTCTGCTTCCCAAGTGACAGGATCCTCTTCCTCCTTacaaatttttggaaataaAAACGGGAAGGCAACAGACCTCGAGCAGCAAAGTCTGATGTATGATGTTCAGGAAGATATTGCTGACAGGAAAGGTCTCCCCAAAGACGGTATCAAACTATCTGCAGAAAATGGTCGTGGTCATAGATTTACATCCAACACAAGCTATCTCGATTCATCGTTTGAGGATAACTCTGATCCCGCCCTTTCATATAGCGATCACCGTCAAGATTCCAGAGAGAGCCCCGCTGAAAGTTCGATACTCAAAGATTTACATGTTGGTGTAGTGAATGCAAAAGGAATGGAGCTTCTAGAGATTGACCAGGATGAAGATTACTTGAAGAAGATTCCTCATTTTTCAGAAATCAAATTAGGCAGGAAACAAAAGGTTGATACTCTTAATTTGAATAAGGTGCAGGGATCTAGCATTACCAATGGTAAATCAAAGCATGTGAAGTCTCACGACTTAGCTAACAGAAGCGGACTTCCGGACAAGGCTGCAAAACTGCATGTTTCGGAAGATGCTCGTTCTAATGGTAAAGGTAATAAACCAATGAATGGATCTCCTGACAGAAAAAATGAATGGAAGTCTAGAATCGAGATACTTGAGGAAGAACTAAGGGAAGCGGCAGCTGTCGAGGTTAGCCTTTATTCTGTAGTGGCTGAGCATGGCGGTTCTGCACACAAGGTCCATGCTCCAGCTCGACGCCTTTCTCGATTTTATGCTCATGCTTGCACAGCAAAATCCCGAGCTAAACAGGCAGGTGCTGCAAGAGCTGCTGTCTCAGGTTTAGTTTTGGTTTCAAAAGCTTGCGGAAATGATGTTCCAAG GTTGACTTTTTGGTTGTCAAATTCAGTCATGTTGAGAGCAATTGTCAGCCAGGCAGCTGGAGGAAGAAGAGAATATGATAGACCATATGCGGAGAGCAGTACAGGCAAAACTAGTTTAAATGGAAGATCCTTGAAAAAAAGGAACGAGGTTTCTTTCAATAAAGACCACAATAGTCTAACAGAAGGACTTGGTGAATGGGAGGATATTGAGACATTTATGCTTGCACTGGAACAAGTTGAAGCTTGGATTTTCTCCCGCATTGTTGAGTCTGTGTGGTGGCAG ACTTTGACTCCACACATGCAAAATACAGCTGCAAACTCTGGTGGCAGATCAATGAGCTCAAGTATTAAGAAAACGTATGGACGTAGGTCTAGTTTGGGGGATCAAGAGCAAGGTAATTTCTCCATTGAGCTCTGGAAGAAGGCTTTCAAGGATGCTTGTGAAAGGCTTTGCCCAGTTAGGGCAGGAGGACATGAGTGTGGCTGCTTGCCGTTGCTGGCTAGATTG GTAATGGAACAGTTGGTGAGTAGATTGGATGTGGCCATGTTCAATGCAATCCTTCGTGAATCAGCTGAAGAAATGCCAACGGATCCAGTATCAGATCCCATTTGTGATTCTAAGGTCCTCCCAATCCCTGCAGGGAAATCAAGCTTTGGCGCCGGGGCACAACTAAAAAATGCT ATTGGGGACTGGTCTAGATGGCTATCTACTCTCTTTGGAATTGAGGAAAATGATTCCTCAGGTGATAATGAAGATCTTCTTCATGACAAGGCACCAGGTCCTGCAAAGCCTTTCCATCTACTCAATGCTCTAAGCAGCCTAATGATGCTTCCCTTTGAAATGCTCGCCGATCCTCAAACTAGAAAAGAG GTTTGTCCTATACTTGGTCCAACTTTGATCAGGAGGGTGCTCAATGGTTTTGTTCCAGATGAGTTCTGTCCAATCCCAGTTCCCCCAGAGGTCCTCACGGCCCTCGATTCTGAG GATGATGTGGATACTCCTGAAGAATCTGTCTCGACTGTTCCATACACTGCTTCGCCTACATTATATTTACCTCCTTCGGTAAGGTCCATTAAAACCTTTCTGGGAGAGAATGGAAAGGGATCTTTACAAAGAAGCGGTTCATCAGTACTCAAGAAATCATACACCAGCGATGATGAGCTTGATGAATTGGACTCTCCCTTGACTTCAATAGTAGCTGATAGATTCCGGGGTTCTCCTAATCTAGCAACGATCAACTTGATCGCCAAGGGAAAGGGTGACCGGAAAGTTGCTAGATATCAGCTACTCCGGCAAGTTTGGAGAGCGGAAGAACACTAA
- the LOC132066623 gene encoding protein BOBBER 2-like yields MAILSDYTEENQEQPIIKPIEKQEENSSSFSAPKEDEKSSSAPKEEKLNPNKSNGLDMENYAWGQSLQEVNINVPVPHGTKSRFLVVDIKNNSLKVGLKGQPLIIDGEFFKAVKGDECYWSLEDQKEISILLTKQIKSDWWKSLLKGGPEIDTQKVEPEPSNLSDLDTETRAAVEKMMFDQRQKQMGLPTSQEITNQDMLKKFMEQNPDMAKNFANAKMMPNSKTMMG; encoded by the exons ATGGCAATTCTCTCAGACTATACagaagaaaatcaagaacaacCCATTATTAAGCCTATagagaaacaagaagaaaattcttcatctttttcagccccaaaagaagatgaaaaatcttcttcagccccaaaagaagaaaaattaaatccaaACAAGTCCAATGGACTTGACATGGAGAATTATGCATGGGGACAATCTCTTCAAGAAGTCAACATCAATGTTCCAGTTCCTCATGGTACAAAATCAAGATTCTTGGTTGTTGACATCAAGAATAATTCCCTTAAAGTTGGACTCAAAGGTCAACCACTCATTATAGATGGTGAATTTTTCAAGGCAGTGAAAGGTGATGAATGTTATTGGAGTTTAGAAGATCAGAAAGAAATTTCTATTCTTTTAACTAAGCAAA tcaaATCTGATTGGTGGAAGAGTTTGTTAAAAGGTGGTCCAGAAATTGACACGCAAAAAGTCGAGCCAGAACCTAGTAACTTGTCTGATTTGGACACAGAGACAAGGGCAGCAGTTGAAAAAATGATGTTTGATCAAAGACAAAAACAAATGGGACTTCCAACAAGTCAGGAGATTACAAATCAAGATATGCTTAAAAAGTTTATGGAACAAAATCCTGACATGGCTAAGAATTTTGCTAATGCTAAGATGATGCCAAACTCTAAGACGATGATGGGATAA